Sequence from the Phragmites australis chromosome 6, lpPhrAust1.1, whole genome shotgun sequence genome:
GGTCGGGCATAACTTGTGTGGGACGTACTGTTGTGGCCATAGACTTGTCCTCGGTGCCACTCTACGTCCATTTCCCGTCATGCATCACTGCATTCCAGTCACTTGTTCGGCTCAACTTCAGCAGATGTGGGTTTTCCGGTGAGCTTCCAGAAGTCTTGGGGAATTTGCAGCACCTCCAGTACCTAGACTTGAGCCATAATCAGCTAACTGGGCCCCTGCCTGTCTCATTATATGACTTGAAAATGCTGAAAGAAGTAGTGCTAGACAAAAACAGCTTGTCTGGACAATTGAGTCCTGCCATTGCTCAGCTTCGGCACCTCACAAAGCTATCCATAGCCATGAACTTCATATCCGGAGAACTTCCCCCAGAGCTGGGCAGTCTGCAGAACCTAGAGGTCCTGAACTTTCAGATGAACGCATTCAGTGGGTCGATACCAGCTTCTTTCAGCGATCTGTCTCTGCTCTTGCACCTTGATGCAAGCAAGAATAAGCTCACTGGATCAATATTCCCGGGAATAAGCAGATTAGTGAACCTATTGTCACTTGATTTCTCTTCAAATAGTTTGGTGGGGCAAATACCTAGTGAGATTAGTCAACTGGAAACTCTGGAGCTCTTAGCTTTGGGGCACAGCCATTTCACTGGAAGCATTCCAAAAGAGATTGGTAACCTGAAGCGGCTACAAGTACTTGATCTCCCTGAATGCAACTTATCAGGCACCATCCCTTGGTCAATTGGTGGTCTTAAAAGCTTACAGAAACTTGATTTATCAGGGAACAACTTCAATGCGGAACTCCCAGCATCTATTGGTGAACTGAGCAATCTGACCCTGTTGAGATTAAATAGTGCAAGGCTAAGAGGGAGCATACCAAAAGAACTTAGTAAGTGCAAGAAGCTTACTCTCGTACTTCTGTCCTACAATGCCTTCACTGGTTCTATACCTGAAGAGCTTGCAGGTTTAGAAGCTATTGCCGTATTTTCGGTGGAAAAGAACCAACTGTCAGGTCACACTCCAGATTGGATTTGGAACTGGGGGAATGCTGTATATATATCATTGGCACTTAACAAGTTCAATGGTTCTATCCCTTCTGACATCTGTCAAGTCAACTCTCTGCGGCAACTCAGCTTGCATGGTAACGATCTGACTGGGAGTATCCAGGAGACAATTAAAGGATGCAGGAAACTAACTGGACTGAACTTGCAAGGTAACCATCTTCATGGTGAGATACCAGCATACTTGGCTGAGTTACCACTTACAAAACTGGATTTGTCCTACAACAATTTTACGGGAGTGTTGCCTGGCAAGTTGTGGGAGTCATCAACCATTTTGGAGATGGCTCTCAACAATAATCAGCTTACTGGCCCTATCCCTGAGAGCCTTGGTAAGCTCCACAGCTTGCAGAGGTTGCGGATGGGCAGTAACTGCTTGGAAGGACCTATCCCACGGGCGGTCGGTGCTCTAAAGAATTTGAAAGAAATATCACTTAATGGAAATAGACTATCTGGGAACATCCCACAAGAACTCTTCAACTGCAGAAACCTAGTCGAGCTAGACCTGAGCTCTAATAATCTGACCGGACCCATCCCGAGATCCATCTCTCACTTGACGTTGCTCACTAGCTTGGTTCTGTCCCATAACCAGCTCTCTGGTTCTATTCCTGCTGAGATTTGTGAGGGATTCAAGAATTCAGCTCACCCTGACTCGGAATATTTGCAGCACCACGGCTTACTTGATCTGTCATACAACCGCTTGACTGGTCAGATCCCGGCAGCAATCAAGAATTGTAGTATTCTGGTGGAGCTACACCTGCAAGGTAACTTACTGAATGGCTCTATTCCTGCAGAGTTCAGTGAGCTGGCAAACCTTAAAACCGTCGAtctctcttttaattcattagTGGGACCTATGCTTCCTTGGTCTACACCTTTGGCCCCCCTGCAAGGCCTTTTTCTGTCTAATAACCACCTAAATGGCAACATTCCTGATGAGATTGGCCGCATTCTTCCCGACATTGCAGTGCTAAACTTATCCAGTAATGCAtttatgtctactctaccacaaTCTTTACTATGCAGCAAGAGCATGAACAATCTGGATGTCAGTAACAACAACCTCTCTGGTCAAATCCCATTATCTTGTCCCGGGGATGAAGAATCCTCGAGCTCACTGGTCTTATTCAATGCAAGCAGTAACCATTTCTCAGGGAGCCTAGATGAGTCTATCTCGAATTTCAAACAACTGTTTTCTCTTGATATCCACAACAATAGCCTCACTGGAAGCTTGCCGCCAGCACTGTCCAATCTCAGTTATTTGAACTATCTTGATCTCTCAAACAATGATTTCAGTGGTGCCATCCCTTGTGGTATCTGCAATATATTTAGCATCACGTTTGCCAATTTCTCTGGTAAAAATATTGGCATGCATAGCTTGTCAGATTGTGTTGCACCAGGCATTTGTGCTGCTAATAGTATCAATCATAAGGGGGTTCATCCACCTCATGTAACTCTAAGAGCAGGGGCCATTTGTGCCA
This genomic interval carries:
- the LOC133922476 gene encoding leucine-rich repeat receptor protein kinase MSP1-like, producing MVLGRRRRWRGRGRGWESREGQDSFSLFALFVFFITSSALAESDIKNLYALRDTVTKQKDLRNWFDSETPPCNWSGITCVGRTVVAIDLSSVPLYVHFPSCITAFQSLVRLNFSRCGFSGELPEVLGNLQHLQYLDLSHNQLTGPLPVSLYDLKMLKEVVLDKNSLSGQLSPAIAQLRHLTKLSIAMNFISGELPPELGSLQNLEVLNFQMNAFSGSIPASFSDLSLLLHLDASKNKLTGSIFPGISRLVNLLSLDFSSNSLVGQIPSEISQLETLELLALGHSHFTGSIPKEIGNLKRLQVLDLPECNLSGTIPWSIGGLKSLQKLDLSGNNFNAELPASIGELSNLTLLRLNSARLRGSIPKELSKCKKLTLVLLSYNAFTGSIPEELAGLEAIAVFSVEKNQLSGHTPDWIWNWGNAVYISLALNKFNGSIPSDICQVNSLRQLSLHGNDLTGSIQETIKGCRKLTGLNLQGNHLHGEIPAYLAELPLTKLDLSYNNFTGVLPGKLWESSTILEMALNNNQLTGPIPESLGKLHSLQRLRMGSNCLEGPIPRAVGALKNLKEISLNGNRLSGNIPQELFNCRNLVELDLSSNNLTGPIPRSISHLTLLTSLVLSHNQLSGSIPAEICEGFKNSAHPDSEYLQHHGLLDLSYNRLTGQIPAAIKNCSILVELHLQGNLLNGSIPAEFSELANLKTVDLSFNSLVGPMLPWSTPLAPLQGLFLSNNHLNGNIPDEIGRILPDIAVLNLSSNAFMSTLPQSLLCSKSMNNLDVSNNNLSGQIPLSCPGDEESSSSLVLFNASSNHFSGSLDESISNFKQLFSLDIHNNSLTGSLPPALSNLSYLNYLDLSNNDFSGAIPCGICNIFSITFANFSGKNIGMHSLSDCVAPGICAANSINHKGVHPPHVTLRAGAICAIALTIVIVLVLLVVHVRRKLLRSRSLALVPASEANATIEPTSSDELVGKKSWEPLSINLATFEHALLRITVDDILKATENFSEAHIIGRGGFGTVYRATLPEGRRAAIKRLHGGHQFHGDRQFLAEMETIGKVKHRNLVPLLGYCACGDERFLIYEYMHHGSLEMWLRNKADTPEALGWPDRLKICLGSAHGLMFLHDGFVPHIIHRDMKSSNILLDENMEPRVSDFGLARIISSYETHVSTNVAGTLGYIPPEYALTMKCTAKGDVYSFGVVMLEVLTGRPPTGQGEMEEAGGNLVDWVQWMIMHGREGELFDPCLPVSGLWREQMVCTLAIARECTADEPWKRPTMVEVVKELKMIQLMKREPHSLQGHVVQA